One part of the Gadus macrocephalus chromosome 8, ASM3116895v1 genome encodes these proteins:
- the LOC132462377 gene encoding C-C chemokine receptor type 3-like, producing MEDEQNYEYDDEKYLEMFNNSENTSYASYVEDELVQHCSTSNVNQFGSAIIPYFYYINFLLSYLGNWLVLFIIVKLEKVNSVTNIFLINLVTSNILFASSFPFLAKYHSSEWIFGTVLCKLVSSAHLIGFYSSILFLTLMTFDRYLAVVHAVSAAKSRKRAYAIGASLIVWFISVLASLNELVFKGVWEDSEHGLMCEETGYDLDVVKQWNLVSYYMRFLLFFLLPLSMVMYCYTCITVRIMSTRMREKWRSVKLIFIIMFTFFVCWTPYNIMILLKAIQISTADEANPMCVQVEALNYAVYVTRNIAFLYCCISPMFYSFVGKRFQNHFRKLLLKNMPCLARHFRPASLSSKSTSGRTSHTNDF from the coding sequence ATGGAGGATGAGCAGAATTATGAATATGACGATGAAAAATACTTGGAAATGTTTAACAATAGCGAAAACACAAGCTATGCATCTTACGTGGAGGACGAGCTCGTCCAACACTGCTCTACATCTAACGTCAACCAATTTGGCTCGGCCATCATTCCTTATTTCTACTACATCAACTTCCTCCTGAGTTACTTAGGCAACTGGCTTGTTTTGTTCATCATCGTCAAGCTTGAGAAGGTCAACAGCGTCACCAACATCTTCCTCATCAATCTGGTCACCTCCAACATCCTGTTTGCATCCAGCTTCCCCTTCCTGGCCAAATACCATTCCTCAGAGTGGATCTTCGGCACGGTGCTTTGCAAGTTGGTCAGCAGTGCCCATCTGATTGGTTTCTACAgttccatcctcttcctcaccctgaTGACCTTTGACCGCTACCTGGCCGTGGTGCACGCGGTGTCCGCTGCCAAGAGCAGGAAGAGGGCGTACGCCATCGGGGCGTCGTTGATCGTTTGGTTCATCAGTGTGCTGGCCAGTCTCAATGAGCTGGTGTTCAAAGGCGTGTGGGAGGACAGCGAGCACGGCCTGATGTGTGAGGAGACAGGATATGATCTTGACGTCGTCAAACAGTGGAATCTGGTCAGCTACTACATGcggttcctcctcttcttcctgctgCCCCTCTCCATGGTGATGTACTGCTACACCTGCATCACCGTGCGGATCATGTCCACTCGCATGAGGGAGAAATGGCGCTCGGTGAAGCTGATATTCATCATCATGTTCACCTTCTTCGTTTGCTGGACTCCCTATAACATCATGATCCTGCTGAAGGCCATTCAGATCTCCACAGCCGACGAAGCAAACCCGATGTGCGTTCAGGTCGAAGCTCTGAACTATGCGGTGTACGTGACCAGAAACATAGCGTTCTTGTATTGTTGCATCAGCCCCATGTTCTACTCCTTTGTGGGTAAGCGGTTTCAGAATCACTTCAGGAAGCTGTTGTTGAAGAACATGCCTTGTCTGGCACGTCACTTCAGACCCGCTAGTCTGAGCAGCAAGTCCACCTCAGGAAGGACATCCCACACAAACGACTTTTAA
- the LOC132462374 gene encoding C-C chemokine receptor type 3-like yields the protein MSNNSENTSVPDYVDNEHVELCSASNVNQLGLAIIPYFYYINFLLSYLGNWLVLFIIVKLEKVNSVTNIFLINLVTSNILFASSFPFLAKYHSSEWIFGTVLCKLVSSAHLIGFYSSILFLTLMTFDRYLAVVHAVSAAKSRKRAYAIGASLIVWFISVLASLNELVFKGVWEHSEHGLMCDETGYHADVVEQWNLVSYYMQFLLFFLLPLSMAMYCYTCITVRIMSTRMREKWRSVKLIFIIMFTFFVCWTPYNIVILLKAIQISTADDANRKCDQVEALNYALYVTRNIAFLYCCISPMFYTFVGKRFQNHFRKLLLKNMPCLARQLRPASLSSKSTAQRTSHTNDF from the coding sequence ATGTCTAACAATAGTGAGAACACAAGCGTTCCAGATTATGTGGATAACGAGCACGTCGAACTCTGCTCTGCATCAAACGTCAACCAATTGGGCTTGGCCATCATTCCTTATTTCTACTACATCAACTTCCTCCTGAGTTACTTAGGCAACTGGCTTGTTTTGTTCATCATCGTCAAGCTTGAGAAGGTCAACAGCGTCACTAACATCTTCCTCATCAATCTGGTCACCTCCAACATCCTGTTTGCATCCAGCTTCCCCTTCCTGGCCAAATACCATTCCTCAGAGTGGATCTTCGGCACGGTGCTTTGCAAGTTGGTCAGCAGTGCCCATCTGATTGGTTTCTACAgttccatcctcttcctcaccctgaTGACCTTTGACCGCTACCTGGCCGTGGTGCACGCGGTGTCCGCAGCCAAGAGCAGGAAGAGGGCGTACGCCATCGGGGCGTCCTTGATCGTTTGGTTCATCAGTGTGCTGGCCAGTCTCAATGAGCTGGTGTTCAAAGGCGTGTGGGAGCACAGCGAGCACGGCCTGATGTGTGATGAGACAGGATACCACGCCGACGTCGTCGAACAGTGGAATCTGGTCAGCTACTACATGcagttcctcctcttcttcctgctgCCCCTCTCCATGGCGATGTACTGCTACACCTGCATCACCGTGCGGATCATGTCCACTCGCATGAGGGAGAAATGGCGCTCGGTGAAGCTGATATTCATCATCATGTTCACCTTCTTCGTTTGCTGGACTCCCTATAACATCGTGATCCTGCTGAAGGCCATTCAGATCTCCACAGCCGACGATGCAAACCGGAAGTGCGATCAGGTCGAGGCGTTGAACTATGCGTTGTACGTGACCAGAAACATAGCGTTCTTGTATTGTTGCATCAGCCCCATGTTCTACACCTTTGTGGGTAAGCGGTTTCAGAATCACTTCAGGAAGCTGTTGTTGAAGAACATGCCTTGTCTGGCACGTCAACTCAGACCCGCTAGTCTGAGCAGCAAGTCCACTGCACAAAGGACATCCCACACGAACGACTTTTAA